The Osmerus eperlanus chromosome 7, fOsmEpe2.1, whole genome shotgun sequence genome includes a region encoding these proteins:
- the LOC134023226 gene encoding NIPA-like protein 2, with protein sequence MAMDGKWEENMTNSTFDNFITERVGHNASKLSDIRDPFLTTYLVGILVSICGNFIISVSLNIQKYAHMRQSLRSSEPYYTSVLWWCGVVLMGVGELGNFAAYGFAPASLIAPLGCVSVISSAVISVVFLKETIRASDIIGGTLAVTGTYILVTFAPHASTHITASLVQRYAMSWAFLIYGFIEVLLFCILLYLYKVSKMKHIVIVMLLIALLASLTVISVKAVSGMIKESVKGYMQLTYPIFYVMLVVMVASCAFQLKFLNQAMRMFDATEVVPVNFVFFTASAVIAGIVFYQEFYGLALLNIFMFLLGCLLSFLGVFLIARNRPKIKTPDRNFIAMGQIPGRRQTDKVQPESTYGSLAAKLCSGSEKIEDS encoded by the exons ATGGCCATGGACGGAAAATGGGAGGAAAACATGACGAACTCAACTTTTGATAACTTTATTACTGAGCGAGTAGGACATAATGCTTCTAAGCTGAGTGATATCCGCGACCCGTTTTTAACG ACTTATCTCGTGGGAATCCTCGTCTCTATATGTGGGAACTTCATTATCAGTGTTTCACTGAACATACAG AAATACGCCCACATGCGCCAGTCTCTACGAAGCTCCGAGCCATACTACACCTCCGTCCTGTGGTGGTGTGGCGTCGTGCTCATGGGCGTCGGAGAACTGGGCAACTTTGCCGCCTACGGCTTCGCCCCCGCCTCCCTCATAGCCCCTCTGGGCTGTGTGTCAGTCATCT CCAGCGCTGTCATATCTGTGGTGTTTCTCAAAGAGACGATCCGTGCCTCCGACATCATCG GCGGTACTCTGGCGGTGACAGGGACGTACATCCTCGTGACCTTTGCCCCCCACGCCTCCACCCACATCACCGCCAGCCTGGTCCAGAGGTACGCCATGAGCTGGGCTTTCCTGATCTACGGG TTCATAGAGGTCCTCCTGTTTTGCATTCTGCTCTACCTGTACAAGGTCAGCAAGATGAAACACATCGTCATAGTGATGCTGCTGATCGCTCTGCTGG CCTCTCTGACAGTGATCTCAGTCAAGGCGGTGTCTGGGATGATCAAAGAGTCTGTGAAGGGCTACATGCAGCTTACCTACCCCATCTTCTACGTCATGCTCGTGGTCATGGTGGCCTCCTGTGCTTTCCAGCTCAA gTTTCTCAATCAAGCCATGAGAATGTTTGACGCTACTGAAGTCGTCCCCGTCAACTTTGTGTTTTTCACTGCCAGTGCCGTTATAGCAG GAATAGTATTTTACCAGGAGTTCTATGGATTGGCTTTGTTAAACATATTCATGTTTCTTTTAGG CTGTCTGCTGTCTTTCCTGGGTGTGTTCCTCATCGCCAGGAATAGGCCAAAGATCAAAACACCAGACCGCAACTTCATAGCTATGGGCCAAATCCCTG GCAGAAGACAGACGGACAAGGTCCAGCCAGAGAGCACGTACGGATCGCTGGCGGCCAAACTGTGTAGCGGAAGCGAAAAGATTGAGGATTCGTAA